A genomic window from Candidatus Sulfotelmatobacter sp. includes:
- a CDS encoding sigma-70 family RNA polymerase sigma factor yields MTDRGPAPAATDEELVAEYQKSPESAPGRAAAGILIERWSGRVYAWAFRVVRDHDRALDLAQDSLLKMYEALPRYVARGRFSAWLFTIVHHRCVSEVRKRPLLRDPEIDADSLGGPGLEPAAEYESGEERRRVFEAMEHSLDNDERAALWLRGWEGMSVEDITRVMRLDGSSGARGLLQRARRKLRQALEDPHPPREENR; encoded by the coding sequence ATGACGGACAGAGGGCCGGCGCCGGCCGCGACCGACGAGGAGCTGGTGGCGGAGTACCAGAAGTCGCCGGAATCCGCTCCCGGTCGCGCCGCGGCCGGCATCCTGATCGAGCGATGGTCGGGGAGGGTCTATGCCTGGGCGTTTCGAGTGGTGCGCGATCACGACCGGGCGCTCGATCTTGCGCAGGACAGCCTGCTCAAGATGTACGAGGCGTTGCCTCGATACGTGGCGCGCGGGCGATTTTCGGCGTGGCTGTTCACCATCGTCCATCACCGATGTGTGAGCGAGGTTCGCAAAAGGCCGCTGCTCCGCGATCCGGAAATCGATGCCGATTCGCTCGGTGGGCCGGGGCTCGAACCGGCGGCCGAGTATGAGAGCGGGGAGGAGCGCCGACGAGTGTTCGAGGCCATGGAACACTCGCTCGACAATGATGAGCGAGCCGCGCTCTGGCTGCGCGGCTGGGAGGGCATGAGTGTGGAGGACATCACCCGAGTGATGAGGCTGGATGGATCCTCGGGCGCCCGCGGGCTGCTTCAGCGCGCACGCCGGAAGCTTCGCCAGGCGCTCGAGGATCCACATCCCCCGCGTGAGGAGAACCGATGA
- a CDS encoding CHAT domain-containing protein has product MAAALLVAASSPALPRASWPSRVHALELARLDSLAAINYRDSSARLDSLASFASAANDSGHLMVLMVLRSRNLSFLENRLDEAQAVARTWLPFISSCGDTLSWCLALRSIGYADLTRQRFTEASRSYDAMLKLARRARLRTAEGFAWIGTSFLLIQRGRAHEAEEGYRRALRLLSDSHETRALHSARAGLANALLAQGRADEARLEYERVLAESRASRDTYNEAAAINDLGSLEFQYGDPSRAERLFRASAAAQHARGRTELELVSLRNVALCEAALNHNDMAIALFDSVARTAAAARSWDSALRSLTEEGRVEQFLGRSARAESLLRWVVGMRDSGSAECSVFAAAMLAELESASGRGEEARRLMREVLATWRTPPTTAAQAMRLSALGEAEIAAGDPEAALAPLREAIVRTRRTGGIVGGAATANEIRLARAFLALGRRDSATAHYARAAEAWETTRAVPSDPEWREEFDHGAGRMFVQYGELLLDPTRGPSEQARVADAFNALQRFRSRLLEDGLRGAEGRAVVPRVTLERLQRETLRPGELLLDIYSAPETTLVFAVTKTSARAGWATGRQSLNPRLRRLRDLLGAPEADLEALGRPAAELGAELFGSFASDIRGARTLLLSAGDFAQYPLAALRLPGEGGAIADRHRVAFVPSATLLAEGRAEAHGRTFHDKLVVLSRWTDSDGRRLDGIAGESDWLRKQFPNASVRDNDGQRSLEEMLANLGTPEILHLSSHTRNPAAAPWRAGFLLGHGSGEEAYLTADRIATFHMPARVCMLAGCTSMGEAYGPEGLPSLAEAWLEAGARAVICSQWRVEDRTTAELVKGFYAALAAGKNAGEALDAAEIKVRTQPGHSAPRYWAGFVLLGDPETRVELLGGASAPKAR; this is encoded by the coding sequence GTGGCGGCCGCTCTGCTGGTCGCGGCTTCTTCGCCGGCGCTGCCACGCGCGAGCTGGCCGTCCCGCGTCCACGCGCTCGAGCTGGCCCGGCTCGATTCCCTGGCCGCGATCAACTATCGCGACTCGTCGGCACGACTCGACTCGCTCGCCTCCTTCGCGAGCGCGGCGAACGACTCGGGTCACCTGATGGTGCTGATGGTGCTCCGGTCACGGAATCTGAGCTTCCTCGAGAACCGGCTCGACGAAGCGCAGGCGGTCGCGCGGACCTGGCTGCCGTTCATCTCCTCGTGCGGTGACACGCTCTCCTGGTGTCTCGCACTGCGCTCGATTGGCTACGCGGACCTGACCCGCCAGCGGTTCACCGAGGCCTCCCGCAGTTACGACGCGATGCTGAAACTCGCGCGCCGGGCCCGGCTCCGGACCGCAGAAGGCTTCGCGTGGATCGGCACGTCGTTCCTCCTGATCCAGCGGGGCCGGGCGCACGAAGCGGAGGAGGGCTATCGGCGGGCGCTGAGGCTGCTCTCCGACTCCCACGAAACCCGCGCGCTCCACTCGGCTCGCGCCGGGCTCGCCAACGCGCTGCTCGCGCAGGGGCGGGCCGACGAGGCGCGGCTCGAGTACGAGCGCGTGCTGGCCGAATCGCGAGCCTCGCGCGATACGTACAACGAGGCCGCTGCCATCAATGATCTCGGGTCGCTGGAATTCCAGTACGGGGATCCGTCGCGCGCGGAGCGGTTGTTCCGCGCTTCGGCGGCAGCCCAGCACGCGCGTGGACGCACCGAGCTCGAGCTGGTCTCGTTGCGCAACGTCGCGCTGTGCGAGGCGGCGCTCAATCACAACGACATGGCGATCGCGCTGTTCGACAGCGTGGCGCGAACCGCGGCGGCAGCTCGATCCTGGGATAGCGCGCTTCGCTCGCTCACCGAAGAAGGTCGCGTCGAGCAGTTCCTGGGTCGCAGCGCGCGGGCGGAATCCCTGCTCCGGTGGGTGGTGGGCATGCGCGATTCGGGCTCCGCCGAGTGTTCGGTTTTCGCGGCCGCGATGCTGGCCGAGCTCGAGTCGGCTTCCGGGCGTGGCGAGGAGGCGCGACGTCTCATGCGCGAGGTGCTCGCGACCTGGCGCACGCCGCCGACCACCGCCGCGCAGGCCATGCGGCTCAGCGCGCTCGGCGAAGCCGAGATCGCCGCCGGGGATCCCGAAGCGGCACTGGCACCCCTGCGCGAAGCCATCGTTCGGACGCGACGTACGGGAGGCATCGTGGGAGGCGCGGCGACGGCAAACGAGATCCGCCTCGCGCGGGCGTTTCTCGCGCTCGGGCGCCGGGACAGCGCGACCGCGCACTACGCGCGCGCGGCCGAGGCCTGGGAAACCACCCGGGCGGTGCCGAGCGATCCCGAGTGGCGCGAGGAGTTCGATCATGGCGCGGGCCGGATGTTCGTTCAATACGGGGAGCTGCTGCTCGATCCCACACGAGGTCCGAGCGAGCAGGCGCGGGTCGCCGATGCCTTCAACGCGCTCCAGAGATTCCGCTCGCGGCTGCTCGAGGATGGCCTGCGCGGCGCGGAGGGACGGGCGGTCGTTCCCCGCGTCACCCTCGAACGCCTTCAGCGGGAAACGCTGCGCCCTGGGGAATTGCTGCTCGACATCTATTCCGCGCCCGAGACCACCCTGGTGTTCGCGGTGACGAAGACCTCCGCCCGCGCCGGCTGGGCGACGGGGCGCCAGAGCCTGAATCCCCGACTGCGCAGGCTGCGGGACCTGCTCGGCGCTCCCGAAGCCGATCTCGAGGCCCTGGGCCGACCCGCGGCCGAGCTGGGCGCCGAGCTCTTCGGCTCGTTCGCGAGCGACATCCGTGGCGCCCGGACCCTGCTGCTTTCGGCCGGGGATTTCGCCCAGTACCCGCTCGCGGCGCTTCGACTGCCCGGCGAGGGAGGGGCGATCGCCGACCGCCACCGCGTCGCGTTCGTGCCGTCCGCCACGCTGCTCGCCGAGGGTCGCGCCGAGGCCCACGGCCGGACGTTCCACGACAAGCTGGTCGTGCTGAGCCGTTGGACCGATTCCGATGGCCGGCGGCTGGACGGGATCGCGGGCGAGTCGGACTGGCTCAGGAAGCAGTTCCCGAACGCCAGCGTGCGCGACAACGATGGGCAGCGGTCGCTCGAGGAAATGCTGGCGAACCTGGGCACTCCGGAAATCCTGCACCTCTCCTCGCATACCCGGAATCCGGCGGCGGCGCCCTGGCGCGCGGGGTTCCTGCTCGGACACGGCAGTGGTGAGGAGGCCTATCTCACCGCCGACCGCATCGCCACCTTCCACATGCCGGCGCGAGTCTGCATGCTGGCCGGCTGCACCTCGATGGGCGAGGCCTATGGCCCCGAAGGGCTGCCGAGCCTGGCCGAAGCGTGGCTCGAGGCCGGAGCGCGCGCCGTGATCTGCTCGCAGTGGCGTGTGGAGGATCGCACGACCGCCGAGCTGGTGAAGGGCTTCTATGCGGCGCTGGCGGCGGGGAAGAACGCGGGCGAGGCGCTCGACGCGGCTGAAATCAAGGTGCGCACCCAGCCTGGCCATTCGGCGCCACGCTACTGGGCGGGGTTCGTGCTGCTCGGCGATCCGGAGACGCGCGTCGAGCTTCTGGGCGGTGCTTCGGCGCCGAAGGCCCGCTGA